The genomic stretch ACGCCGTCTGTTGTAATGTGGCATTCTACTAcacaaatgaattaaaaaacactaattttgaaaatttttgtataaatgattactaatattagtattagctattaataaaattgtcatAAATAGCATGTTAATTTCAATAAGATAGCatgttataatatagtataatcTCAATAAATGGACTAATCCAGCACAAAAagagtttttatttcaaacccATTGTTCcaatgtttttgaagtgaaaacttctttagcattGTTGTGATTTGAAAGTCGATTGAAGCATGCTTCCTgtctcattttctcccactCCCATAAGATTTAACatgaatttatgtgtctgtctctttttactctCGCTTTTCCGTTTCATCAACTTTTAAactctaattattttagtttttatcaaaattaaaacaaagtagtgaaaaaagtctaattttcatatttttaattattgtagtttttattaaaattaacaattgacattaaacttaaaaatttaaatttcattcatcTCATTattttgaaaccaaaatttttgaaggtttcacttctaccacgtgtgaatttCACACATGGTTTTTTAGATTCTGCAACATTTTTTATCGATTTTTCGGTTTAATTGATCGAAACGTGATGTTATTCATAACCTATTACTTTCTTTACTTTTCAAAATCTTTCAGAAATTATGAATTACaagcaattatttttctttttataacataatattttcgctctcatttatttgttttaatataaacaattagtTGTATGTGAATTATTGCAATTCTTACTTGTGCCTGGGATTCTTCCCCCGAAGGTGCAGCATCTCCAGTTGCTGTCCCTCCACGCCTCTCTTCTCCTTCGACCAGAGCCAGGAAACGACTCAACTCCGCTTCATCAGCCACTCGAAGAACTGTTTTAGGCCCGACAATAGCGATCGATACATTCtagaatttaagaaaaagtTGAAGAACTTTTCATAGATATAAAATTGCTTTTGTTcatccttatatatataattcttctgtgagtgtgtatgtcactgaacttctctcaaacgactggaccgattttgatgaaattttttgtgtgtgttcaaggggatctgggaatggtttagattcacaaatcagcccgccagatggcgctgcagtcggtactttaaTACTTTGCTTtgctaatcgcttgaaatatcatgcaggacaacgtctgtcgggtccactagtaatcatatatacagtcaaacctgGGTAAGTGAGAACTGGATAAGTTAGAAAACTCTATAAGTGAGAGTAATAGCCGGGGCCCATCATTTTAAGCTCCCAAAACCTCTATTAGCGAGAAACCGAAACCTCTGTAAGAGAGTCATTTTTCCCTCATGGACCTCCATAAGTGAGACTgctacttatatatacctctATAAGCGATAGTCgagctttatttattcatgaGGAACTAtagttacaataaaaatacatacatacatacataaaagaTACACACATACAGTAAGTaacaaatgaaaaacaaattacaaatttaacatcTGCTATTTTATGACTCAATCTTAACTTTCGTGGAACTTCCTACCattgtttatgaataagaGAAAAACATTCAAAGTACAAAAACAGAAACCCAAACGATATTGACGGATTttttaaagtgtaaaaaaaatatactgtgACATAGTCACTTGTTAGACTTGTTAGACTTGTTATTGATGCGTACCTCTATAAAAGAGAAACGCTACCCATGTACCTGCATTAGCGAGAAACTCGGATTAGTGAGAAACCTCTATAAGCGAGAATGAGATTGTGCTCCCTTGAACTCTCGCTTATCcaggtttgactgtatttaCACTGCTGTGATTTATGACCCCAGTAACGTGGCCATAGGTTATAATTTCCccgaaaattttaaataaaaccccGTTATCAAAGACGCGCatactgaatgctgtctccgacactatagacatatttatatgttcgcagagtgaattcacagtagcgatattgtgtatattatgtgtttaatattatatatgtacctactttattatattttatttaatgtttctcgacattatcgtattggcatagtctgtaaggataatgtatgaatttctgtaataaataaataaataatgctcTCTACACCGCAAAGAACTACAATAACTGCtttatctatttatctatctaaatctaatttatatagatattttttttgctaaaAGTTCCAATTTTTTCATATGttttagaatttatattttagtaaataattagatGTGTAAACCAAATGGTAGGAATCGTAGCACACTTGaagcatttagttttttccaaagtcattcatttttattttcatttctgATATGGTCCAAAAAGGTGGACTATGAATTGAAATGTCACTTACGACTTATGAAACCTTAAATAAGCCAAATAAGTTTTTCTTAccgtcgcaaccccactactCCTAATTATTAgctcaaattttaaatgattaaattcAGTTGTTACCctgcttcaaacaaagtgtcATTTAACATATCTACAACAAACGCTACCAAActtaactttcttttattgcaAACTAGCAAGACTAGAAAGACCAGCAAAAAATTTGACAAGGTTTGTTTTAACAAGGTCAACATTCTCAGGGAGTTTCCAAAGAAGTTTATTTATGTACCTTAGTATTTAAATCAACTTCGTTGGGCAGTGTGTCCCTCAAGGCCCTAAGACCATGAGCAACCAAGTCCTGCAGATCACAATCATGGAATGAAGTGAGGTGCTTCTCAAGATATGTCCTTGCCGACTGAGATCTAGCTCCAATAGCCATTGCACGGCAGTCAAAGTAGTTTGCCGATGGGCATGTCTGGTATATATGCGGCCCTTGGTCCTGcaatgttataataatcataaGTATCAGAATATAATCTCATTTGGTAATATTCTAactatgaaatgaaatacagacttttattggcatattttatatacatacttctttaagaaaatttaaaaattaaagcattattcTCCAAACGAtgctttaaaataacattttaattattaaagtacaatgtgTCCCGACCAAGGTTGCGAGCTGTTCGCGCAACACGCTGGTTCCGAGCCAATAGACCAATAACATACTTTCCATTGGCGCTATTTCGTACATAcgaatttgaataataatttgttgcaTAAAAATTTAGTACCAAAAATAGTACTATTAAAAAAGTAGTACTAAAAATGTCATTGACATTTTTACAATACCGATGAAAATTTAACTTGATGACCAATCTTTTGCCAGAAAAATCAAGAAAGCGTACAACAAATGTTACCAAGACTTTATGACTTGGAAACCTATAGCCAtgagattaaataaagtagtgtATGCAACTGCAtaaaattaggtattaaaacactcGTGCAATCTTATATTGAAACTACACTCATGTTTTAATACCCTCTATTATATGAAAGTTGCATAATGCTTTAAATGTGGtcaaaattatctatataatttttgttttaatgtcagctttagtaaaatttaaagGCTGTTGCAGGGCCTataagaaaacaaatgaaatgtAAAATAGAAGCACTGCTTTTACGGAGAAGATCTTTAGAGTTCTattatatcaaattattttaattaataaacaaaaacgaTATTACTCACATCATATCCAGCTACAAGGAGCCCAACTCCTAATGGTCTTTTATCATATCGCTGAGTGCATATTTGCATCTTGTTACCAACCATACCAATAAGTCTGCCAACTGGCATTGGTGCATCATGTGCATAACGATAATTAAGACACTCTGTGCGCATGTAACGGCTGTAACATtacagtattatattatattaagctaaattttgtatttcataTGCATTGTGTAAAAGATATGTCTTTCCTGGGAATATGAGCTGTTTTAAGGCAAGCCAAGTAATGCAGAGGCATTGTGACAGACATATTACTGCATTTGTATTAACAAACTATTTCCTTTAAGGGAATTAGATAATAAGCCTATATACAACTGCAAAATcaggttttattatttatatacttcaAGCCTTAGTTTCTGCCCTATAAGACTTTAGATtgtgacaaatatttttgaattacaGGGTTTAGAATATTATCTACCTTAACATTCTTGCATCTGCAGTAAGGCCAGACATACAGATACCAATATGATCATCAATgggaataatttttttttgataagcTGATAGCTCACTCACTGCTCTTTTGAGAGCTATTAATACAGCAAACTGCTTATTTTTCAGTGCAACTGTTGCTGAACCCAGTTTAACTGCCTCCATAGCATACTCCACTTGATGAAGACGACCCTGTGGGCTCCACACTGTGACGTCACTGTCATATTGGTTGCGAAACTGgaataaaatagaataatatcaAGTTTTGCTAAGTGTATTCGGTTTGTTtggttatgttttatttcccGGCAACATAATGTAAGCTATTCGTACCACCTATACCTCttcgtaataaaattaaagtactttttaatGCTTATACCTTTgatattaacaatttattaccAGGATTATATCAAGAAAGCGCCAATGACattgcaattttaaatttaattttgctattaaatacaactaaaacagttatttttttgagtaaaacttaaaaacaagGAAGCAAAAACTTACTTACCATTTTATAGTTTAGAAGTAAATAGATTTACAGTAAAACCACCGAAAACAATTTAACTTTAGAGTTTAGGGAAGCCTTTGGAACGTaagatgattttaaaaattttgtcttttGATTGCTGTAAGTTGTCAGTTGCCAATGTCAAGTTGTCAAATGAAATACAACTTGATATTGTCAAGTTAACAGTGTTAAACAGATTCGATTAACTAGCTTAACAGCTTCATTCTGTGTGGCCCTACAtcgatattttaattcttatgaAAACTATTATTTCGATTAAAGGGTGAACGATTGAAAGGGGTTAGAATATTAGACAttgtttaattcaataaataaaatagaatgtattgtaattatcaaatacaatattactGTTCTGCAGTgcctgtttttaatatataaatggtAGGAAATAACAGACAGAATAACTTGTCGTTTATTGGAGAGCGCAAGGCTCCAAGATAACACTGCCGGCTAAGAGTGCCGGAAATATCACATTTGATGTTTCCTAAACACAACAAGCTAACGgctaaaaacaattttctcGACGAACGTACAGTAAACTGTATCGAAAAGAGttaatttttgttgtttgacacttaaaactttttatttgtgattttttataagttaaatcTCATAATACTAACTAACGGTCAGTAaagttagttttatattttaactatatttcaACGAAAGGTAAACCAAAGggattttgtaaataaatagggAGCAATTTGTATCGTAATACAAGATCAGTTTTCCGCCCATTTCACTAACAAAATCCATAAGAATATATCTTACGATGTTATTTGAAGCTTGTTATCGTATACGCAATAGAGACCCacaatattgtcttttatttatatcgtgATGATTTACATCATTTAGTAAATACTTTAGCTAAGTAGAACCTAGCTGAATAGCAATAGCTGTTGTGAATCCGACTTCAATATTCTCAATATTGTACCACAATCCCAAAGTTGTGTTACCAGCGCTACGGTCAATCAATCAACTGACGCAATGCAATCGATTTATTCTTCCGTTGGGTTCAATAAGCACTCGCAACAAcacaataaagtataaataatttatctgtataaattaatatatctaataaataatgtcgTGTAAGACGATTATTTTCGTCATAACATTTACACCCTTTAGAAAATAGTCattacaatgtttattcaacACATATTTATCTaagaatatgtatattatatattatatttattctacaCAGATGAAGTCGCAGACCTTATCTCCTAAgtagataatgtaaataacaagACGGTGTGATTATCCTAACTACCTTTGACAGATCCGTTTATGTTGACGATAATCTGTTTCGCTATTTAGATAATTTGACATTTTACCTTTTAAATATGGAACGAATATCTTAATGCAAATGTCAAACTGTGAAAAATCAATccagtttaaatatatttgccaCCAAGAGATACTGTCGGGGCTGAGTTTAATCAATACAATCATAGCAATgttcaaaaatactttttatttttctgtttgtTTTTATGCAGTTCCGACATTTAAGCACACCTCGGTCGTGTCAGACATTGATCATATCAGGGTATAATAGTTATGGCGTAAAAAGTGCACTAGGGCCGGTTCTATATAAGTATAAGGCCTGGCTAGATTAAtccaaaaaaacattttagttcTAATGCGCTTTTAAGAGGAGCGATTTAACGCTGAATATAGCTCCCGtgtttaaaaaacttatttgtCATGCAATCATAGTTCGCGTTAAGGGTGATattcagagtcgagacttaCGGGAGTCAAGTCTCATCTCTGAACCTTACCTTGACACCAGAAATAATACTTTGTTTTCATGCCTGTTATGTGTAGCTCCAGTTATACTAATCCTTGATTCCATAGTGTCAAGTTGTGCATACGCGGCGTAACCCGGTGGGATACTTGGATACTTCTAGGCTTGTtagaaactaaatttaatgttttgaagggaaacttctttaggcgcaggagggtaaaatttttatggatgaaacgcaataataataatattagcgacacgaagatgtgcagcgtttttgtcgaagaaaagggaaagaccgattgagagacagtgagaagggtgaatttaCCTTtgaccttatagaaattctatttttaaaattaaatttcgtaaagacaatttatgaaatactagctgacccggcgcaCTTTGTTCCACCttacagtctaataatatcgtgttaactttagttagacttaggatttcattaaggttaACGTTAATACAAATTCTTTTTGCAAatatagaaatgttttattgcgtgccattgcgaaagaagaatggcagttttacacattaggcctcttctctcgaGCGCCAATATTGCGTTACTGCATGtcaaagcactttctgatatacaacattttttgatgaggtaacttcgatcaagatcaaatCATGCATCTCCttattcacctcaagatcggaatttcttgaactgacacgaattcgacgtaaaaatgatgcgtagttttgtcaacggatggcaccacatgctgtttgcattcgtaaaattaatttacttacttattgttattcgataacttatccgatattttagtacttattctgctattcggagttgAGAAGAATCCACTAAAAAAGatataactaacatcggtccagccgttctcgagttataagtgttgtaacaaacacgactttcttttatatatatagattagtatttcatattttatgcaaaataatttattgaaatatcaaatgacgaattgtaaattaaaatgccacgtgtttttattataaattaaactaattaaatttataatttgtattaatttttgacacttttaatattttaattaaaatcagtaaattcctaacataataTCTTCCTTTGTCcttccctctaagtctcggaaatctaatgttttagatttgtataaatattaacaatacttaaaaatttgtttgccaaagaagtttcacttctgacatgtgtactttgtacgcacgtacATACTTTGTTACAAATCCAaccagattttttaaaatctgttTTCCGATTGATTACTTCGGGAATATTGTTACTAGcagcattatatttttatctcatTTAATACCCTCCGAGGAAATAAAGAGTTTTTATTGTGTttgcattatttttatcttgtccAGACATAAAAATAACGAAATGCACTCAACATCAAATTGCTAATATAAGATagtaagttaatttaaatgttaattttgttataaaatttcaatGCATAAAAGTTAAAGGAATATTCATaattgaacatttttatttatctatcaaCGGACTATACATGTtgtataagtatttattttaaaaaatacagaaatttatgtgatttatttttaacatgttttttttctcCTTCATCGACTATCAAAGAGACCAAGCATGGATTCGTTTGATTGCGACTGGTCGTTCTGACTG from Pieris napi chromosome 15, ilPieNapi1.2, whole genome shotgun sequence encodes the following:
- the LOC125056665 gene encoding proteasome subunit alpha type-1 isoform X2, coding for MFRNQYDSDVTVWSPQGRLHQVEYAMEAVKLGSATVALKNKQFAVLIALKRAVSELSAYQKKIIPIDDHIGICMSGLTADARMLSRYMRTECLNYRYAHDAPMPVGRLIGMVGNKMQICTQRYDKRPLGVGLLVAGYDDQGPHIYQTCPSANYFDCRAMAIGARSQSARTYLEKHLTSFHDCDLQDLVAHGLRALRDTLPNEVDLNTKNVSIAIVGPKTVLRVADEAELSRFLALVEGEERRGGTATGDAAPSGEESQAQAMDTQ
- the LOC125056665 gene encoding proteasome subunit alpha type-1 isoform X1, with the translated sequence MFRNQYDSDVTVWSPQGRLHQVEYAMEAVKLGSATVALKNKQFAVLIALKRAVSELSAYQKKIIPIDDHIGICMSGLTADARMLSRYMRTECLNYRYAHDAPMPVGRLIGMVGNKMQICTQRYDKRPLGVGLLVAGYDDQGPHIYQTCPSANYFDCRAMAIGARSQSARTYLEKHLTSFHDCDLQDLVAHGLRALRDTLPNEVDLNTKNVSIAIVGPKTVLRVADEAELSRFLALVEGEERRGGTATGDAAPSGEESQAQQAMDTQ